Proteins encoded by one window of Chloroflexota bacterium:
- the nusA gene encoding transcription termination/antitermination protein NusA — protein MKSEFTLAFNEIAEHSKLKREVIIEALENALVSAYRREVNASTAQHVVAQVDMNTESFRIYAEKEVVEEVVDVRTEVALDDAQKVDPEIKLGDMITVESTPPKNFGRIAAQTAKQVILQRLRESERESQYQEYASREGDIIHGTVQSVSPQNVTLGLGRTEAVMPRNQQVPGERYRAHDKLRAYVLEVKKSSRGPQIIVSRTHKNMLRRLLENEVPEIYNGLVEIKSIAREPGHRSKVAVAALQEGVDPVGACVGMRGVRIQSIVKELNDEKIDVIEWNSDPAAFIAKSLSPARVSGVYLDDDPINGRTATVVVPDDQLSLAIGREGQNARLAAKLTNWRIDIKSVTEAAGETIKQLRANAGLSEKLMPQLDQAELTLTKKAEGKPIMPEEYTNLSKLVETHEKLQAQGRQAVRAEKAQKVAAIRATINPAAYQVKLQDSGLPDKIIKLLREGDYDTVGQVLEAMAIDEDRILGLEGFGPKSMEELKTGLAAVQMPEPESAPETPTKPEAVAEEMAEPAVAVAPAIEGEAAEAVVAGPEVEVEQTIEELIGDEDGEEEDATSPTGKKKKGKKKGKVTREVTYDEDLGVFVTTKKRKSSRLTGWGDPE, from the coding sequence ATGAAAAGTGAGTTCACCCTCGCCTTCAACGAAATCGCCGAACACAGCAAACTGAAGCGCGAGGTTATTATCGAAGCGCTTGAGAATGCGCTGGTGTCGGCCTACCGCCGCGAGGTCAACGCCTCGACCGCCCAGCACGTAGTGGCTCAGGTGGACATGAACACCGAGTCGTTCCGCATCTACGCCGAAAAAGAGGTCGTAGAGGAGGTGGTGGACGTGCGCACCGAAGTCGCCCTCGACGACGCGCAGAAGGTGGACCCGGAGATCAAACTGGGCGACATGATCACCGTTGAGTCCACGCCGCCCAAAAACTTCGGGCGCATTGCGGCCCAAACGGCCAAGCAGGTGATCCTCCAGCGCCTGCGCGAGTCGGAGCGCGAGAGCCAGTATCAGGAATATGCCAGCCGCGAGGGCGACATCATTCACGGCACGGTGCAGAGCGTGTCGCCCCAAAATGTAACCCTGGGGCTGGGCCGCACCGAGGCGGTGATGCCGCGCAACCAGCAAGTGCCGGGCGAGCGCTACCGCGCCCACGACAAATTGCGCGCCTACGTGTTGGAAGTCAAAAAGAGTTCACGCGGGCCGCAGATCATCGTCTCGCGCACTCACAAAAATATGCTCCGGCGTTTGCTCGAAAACGAAGTGCCGGAAATTTACAACGGCCTGGTCGAGATCAAATCCATTGCTCGCGAGCCGGGCCACCGCTCCAAAGTGGCCGTGGCCGCCTTGCAGGAAGGCGTGGACCCGGTGGGCGCGTGCGTGGGCATGCGCGGCGTCCGCATCCAGTCCATCGTCAAGGAACTCAACGACGAGAAGATTGACGTGATCGAATGGAACAGCGACCCGGCGGCCTTCATTGCCAAGTCGCTCAGCCCGGCCCGCGTGTCGGGCGTGTATCTCGACGACGACCCGATCAACGGGCGGACGGCCACGGTGGTCGTGCCGGACGATCAACTCTCGCTGGCGATTGGCCGCGAAGGCCAGAATGCGCGGCTGGCGGCCAAGCTCACCAACTGGCGCATTGACATCAAGAGCGTCACCGAGGCGGCGGGCGAAACCATCAAGCAGTTGCGGGCCAACGCCGGTCTGTCCGAGAAGCTCATGCCGCAACTGGATCAGGCCGAGCTGACGCTGACCAAGAAGGCCGAGGGCAAGCCCATCATGCCCGAGGAATACACCAATCTGAGCAAACTCGTGGAAACGCACGAGAAGCTTCAGGCGCAGGGGCGGCAGGCGGTTCGGGCCGAGAAGGCGCAAAAGGTGGCCGCCATCCGGGCCACCATCAACCCGGCGGCTTACCAAGTCAAACTCCAGGACTCCGGCCTGCCCGACAAGATCATCAAGCTTTTGCGCGAGGGCGATTACGACACGGTCGGCCAGGTGCTGGAAGCGATGGCGATTGACGAGGATCGCATTCTGGGCCTGGAAGGGTTTGGCCCGAAGTCAATGGAAGAACTTAAGACCGGTTTGGCCGCCGTCCAGATGCCCGAACCGGAATCCGCGCCCGAAACCCCGACCAAGCCCGAAGCTGTTGCCGAAGAAATGGCCGAACCGGCAGTGGCGGTTGCCCCGGCGATTGAGGGCGAGGCTGCCGAAGCCGTCGTGGCCGGCCCCGAAGTCGAAGTCGAGCAAACCATCGAAGAATTGATCGGCGACGAGGATGGAGAGGAAGAGGATGCTACCTCGCCAACCGGCAAGAAGAAGAAAGGCAAAAAGAAGGGCAAGGTCACACGTGAGGTGACGTACGACGAAGACCTGGGCGTTTTCGTTACGACGAAGAAGCGCAAGTCCAGCCGTCTGACGGGCTGGGGCGATCCGGAATAG
- a CDS encoding dipeptidase → MFSLESALAHVRVHKDYVLRELKDFVAIPSVSTLPDHKPHMLRAAEYVANIMRTMGMSQVAIMPTDGHPVVYGEWLNAPGKPTVLVYGHYDVQPVDPLNEWLSDPFEPTVRGDNLYGRGASDMKGQDIAFLAAIASSLQHGGGLNCNVKILIEGEEEIGSPNLGKLITENKDKLKCDFSLNADSGILRPDLPAIIYGLRGLAYFELWVRGPEHDLHSGTFGGTLLNPAQALCELIAGMHDKDGRITLPGYYDRVRSLTDEERADMARIPYDEPRSLREAGNPPMHFGEKGYTTVERAGARPTLEINGLYSGFIGEGSKTVLPGKAMAKISMRLVPDQDPEEVEAQLREYLTKNTPPTVTWDLKAFGKGPGILTPRDSVGAKAAAKALETVFGVKPVFRREGGSVPVVSQIKEILGVDSVIMGFGLPDDNLHAPNEKFHLPNFYRGIESYIHFFANL, encoded by the coding sequence ATGTTCAGCCTCGAATCTGCCCTCGCCCACGTTCGCGTCCACAAAGACTACGTCCTGCGCGAACTCAAAGACTTCGTCGCCATCCCCAGCGTCTCCACCCTGCCCGATCACAAGCCCCACATGTTGCGCGCCGCCGAATACGTCGCCAACATCATGCGGACGATGGGCATGAGCCAGGTGGCGATCATGCCCACCGACGGCCATCCTGTGGTTTACGGCGAGTGGCTGAACGCGCCGGGCAAGCCGACGGTGCTGGTGTACGGCCATTACGATGTTCAACCGGTTGACCCGCTGAACGAGTGGCTCAGCGATCCGTTTGAACCGACGGTGCGCGGGGATAACTTGTACGGTCGTGGCGCGTCCGACATGAAAGGCCAGGACATCGCCTTCCTGGCCGCCATTGCCTCCTCCCTGCAACACGGCGGCGGCCTGAACTGCAACGTCAAGATTCTCATCGAGGGCGAAGAGGAGATCGGCTCGCCCAACCTGGGCAAGCTCATCACCGAAAACAAGGACAAGCTCAAGTGCGACTTCTCGCTCAACGCCGACTCCGGCATCCTTCGCCCCGACCTGCCGGCCATCATCTACGGCCTGCGCGGCCTGGCCTACTTTGAGCTTTGGGTGCGCGGCCCGGAGCACGACCTGCACTCCGGCACGTTCGGCGGCACCCTCCTCAACCCGGCCCAGGCCTTGTGTGAACTCATCGCCGGAATGCACGACAAGGATGGCCGCATCACTCTGCCCGGCTATTATGACCGGGTACGGTCACTCACCGACGAAGAACGCGCCGACATGGCCCGCATCCCCTACGACGAACCCCGGTCACTGCGAGAGGCCGGCAACCCGCCCATGCACTTCGGTGAGAAGGGTTACACCACCGTCGAGCGGGCCGGGGCGCGCCCCACCCTCGAAATCAACGGCCTCTACTCCGGCTTCATCGGCGAAGGCAGCAAGACCGTTTTGCCCGGCAAAGCCATGGCCAAAATTTCCATGCGCCTCGTGCCTGATCAAGACCCAGAAGAAGTCGAAGCGCAACTGCGTGAGTACCTGACGAAGAACACACCGCCAACCGTCACCTGGGACCTCAAAGCCTTTGGCAAAGGCCCCGGCATCCTCACCCCACGCGACTCGGTTGGGGCCAAAGCGGCGGCCAAAGCTCTGGAAACCGTCTTCGGCGTCAAACCCGTCTTCCGGCGTGAAGGCGGTAGCGTACCCGTCGTCAGTCAGATCAAAGAGATTCTTGGCGTGGACTCGGTCATCATGGGTTTCGGCCTGCCCGACGACAACCTGCACGCCCCCAACGAAAAATTCCACCTGCCCAATTTCTATCGGGGCATCGAGTCGTACATTCACTTCTTTGCCAACCTGTGA
- the infB gene encoding translation initiation factor IF-2 has protein sequence MSDTGRKVIELPTTVTVRQLADTIKASPIDIIKQLMSNGMMATINQQIDYDTAAIVISEFGYEAQPEAAPEVAPEKEQAPTVEWRKLIEKEAADDLVIRPPVVTILGHVDHGKTSLLDVIRKTNVAAGEAGGITQRIGAYQILHNNRKITFLDTPGHEAFTAMRARGAQATDIAVLVVAADDGVMPQTREAVAHAKAARVPIIVALNKIDKANASPDRVKQQLTDIELTPDDWGGNTMVVPVSAKQKKGIDDLLEAILLTADESPIKSNPQASAAGTVVEAEVDKARGVVATVLVQNGTLRTGDALVAGLVHGRIRRMFDDHGQVITEAPPSAPVSILGLSDVPVPGDIFRVVESEREARVIVEERRLAAKEAAAKPAQAMSLDQVFAKFQAGETKELALVVKADLQGSLEPIVNSIEKLGTDDIKVNVLYGETGNVTENDVLLASASKAIIVGFSVTADQAATRLAEKEGVSIRLYDVIYRLTEDIEKALKGMLAPEYKDVLIGKAEVRQVFRIPRMGNIAGSYIRDGEARRNATARVVRNGQKLFEGKISSLKHLKDDVREVRQGFECGIGLDGFESFKPGDVVEFYTKEQVE, from the coding sequence ATGAGCGACACCGGGCGAAAAGTCATTGAACTCCCGACCACTGTCACCGTACGACAGTTGGCCGACACCATCAAAGCCAGCCCGATTGACATCATCAAGCAATTGATGTCCAACGGGATGATGGCCACCATCAACCAGCAGATTGATTACGACACAGCCGCCATCGTCATCAGCGAATTTGGCTACGAGGCCCAGCCCGAAGCCGCCCCGGAAGTTGCCCCCGAAAAAGAGCAGGCGCCTACCGTCGAGTGGCGCAAGCTGATTGAAAAAGAGGCGGCGGACGATCTGGTGATCCGGCCTCCGGTCGTCACCATTCTCGGCCACGTCGATCATGGCAAGACTTCCCTGCTCGACGTGATCCGCAAGACCAACGTGGCCGCCGGGGAAGCCGGCGGCATCACCCAGCGCATCGGCGCTTACCAGATTCTCCATAACAACCGCAAGATCACCTTCCTCGACACGCCGGGCCACGAGGCCTTTACCGCCATGCGGGCGCGCGGCGCGCAAGCCACCGACATTGCCGTGCTGGTGGTGGCCGCCGACGACGGCGTGATGCCCCAAACTCGCGAGGCGGTGGCGCACGCCAAAGCCGCCCGCGTGCCGATCATCGTCGCCCTCAACAAGATTGACAAGGCCAACGCCAGCCCGGATCGGGTGAAGCAACAGCTCACAGACATTGAGTTGACGCCCGACGATTGGGGCGGGAACACGATGGTGGTTCCGGTGTCGGCCAAACAAAAGAAGGGCATTGACGACCTGCTCGAAGCCATCCTGCTCACCGCCGACGAAAGCCCGATCAAATCCAACCCACAGGCCTCAGCCGCCGGAACGGTGGTGGAAGCCGAAGTGGACAAGGCCCGGGGCGTGGTGGCGACGGTGCTGGTGCAAAACGGCACGCTCCGCACCGGCGACGCGCTGGTGGCCGGGCTGGTGCATGGCCGCATCCGGCGCATGTTTGACGATCACGGCCAGGTGATCACCGAAGCGCCGCCCTCGGCGCCCGTCTCCATTCTCGGCCTGTCGGACGTGCCCGTGCCGGGCGACATTTTCCGGGTGGTCGAGTCGGAGCGTGAGGCGCGGGTCATTGTCGAAGAGCGCAGGCTGGCGGCCAAGGAAGCGGCGGCCAAACCGGCGCAGGCCATGAGCCTGGATCAGGTCTTTGCCAAGTTCCAGGCCGGAGAGACGAAGGAACTGGCACTGGTGGTGAAGGCCGATCTGCAAGGTTCATTGGAGCCTATCGTCAACTCCATCGAAAAACTCGGCACCGACGACATCAAAGTCAACGTGCTCTACGGGGAAACCGGCAACGTCACCGAGAACGACGTGCTGCTGGCCTCGGCCTCCAAAGCCATCATCGTCGGGTTCTCCGTCACCGCCGACCAGGCCGCCACCCGCCTGGCCGAGAAAGAGGGCGTCTCGATCCGGTTGTACGACGTGATCTACCGCTTGACCGAAGACATCGAAAAGGCGCTCAAGGGCATGTTGGCCCCCGAATACAAAGATGTGCTGATCGGCAAGGCCGAGGTGCGCCAGGTGTTCCGCATTCCCAGGATGGGCAACATTGCCGGGTCGTACATTCGCGACGGCGAAGCGCGCCGCAACGCCACTGCCCGCGTGGTCCGCAACGGGCAAAAGTTGTTCGAGGGCAAAATCTCGTCGCTCAAGCACCTCAAGGACGACGTGCGCGAGGTGCGGCAGGGCTTCGAGTGCGGCATCGGCCTCGACGGTTTCGAAAGCTTCAAGCCCGGCGACGTGGTCGAGTTTTATACCAAAGAGCAGGTTGAATAA
- the rbfA gene encoding 30S ribosome-binding factor RbfA, which translates to MRQKRVADRIRAEIGDLLTREMADPRLKLVTVTDVGVDRELAYANVWVCRADGNAAEKEVMAALEGAKGFLRREIATRVQLRNAPQLIFHWDHAPDHAEKIAHVLDDLKSETSGTARDKHANDKRQG; encoded by the coding sequence GTGCGTCAAAAACGTGTGGCTGACCGGATTCGGGCCGAGATCGGCGATCTGCTGACTCGGGAGATGGCCGACCCGCGCCTCAAACTTGTCACTGTCACCGACGTGGGCGTGGATCGTGAACTGGCTTACGCCAACGTCTGGGTGTGCCGCGCCGACGGCAACGCCGCCGAGAAAGAAGTCATGGCGGCGCTGGAGGGGGCCAAAGGCTTTTTGCGGCGCGAGATTGCGACCCGAGTGCAATTGCGTAACGCGCCCCAGCTTATCTTTCACTGGGATCATGCGCCTGATCACGCCGAGAAGATCGCACATGTTTTGGATGATTTGAAAAGTGAAACGTCGGGCACAGCCCGCGACAAGCACGCGAACGACAAACGTCAAGGGTAA
- a CDS encoding YlxR family protein, with amino-acid sequence MASPRRRPPQRTCIACREVLSKRSLIRLVRTNEGTEIDPTGKRSGRGAYLHDRRRCWEIALKDGTLLEHALKTTMTPDERERLRAYSLTLPE; translated from the coding sequence ATGGCTTCGCCCCGACGCAGGCCGCCCCAGCGAACGTGTATTGCCTGCCGCGAGGTCTTGAGCAAGCGCTCGCTGATTCGACTGGTGCGAACGAACGAAGGAACAGAGATTGACCCGACAGGCAAACGATCAGGGCGCGGCGCTTACTTGCACGACCGCCGCCGTTGCTGGGAAATTGCTCTCAAAGACGGGACGCTTTTGGAACACGCGTTGAAGACAACGATGACCCCGGACGAGCGCGAGCGGCTCCGCGCTTATAGCTTGACCCTGCCGGAATAA